A part of Pararoseomonas sp. SCSIO 73927 genomic DNA contains:
- a CDS encoding GlsB/YeaQ/YmgE family stress response membrane protein, with the protein MSIIGWLILGLIAGRIHAGSGQGTVVDNILGIIGAVVGGFVFNTFGAVGVTGFNIYSMLVAIVGAVVVLWIYHAMTGRRSP; encoded by the coding sequence ATGTCAATCATCGGTTGGCTCATCCTTGGCCTCATCGCGGGCAGGATCCATGCGGGTTCCGGTCAAGGTACCGTTGTAGACAACATCCTCGGCATTATCGGCGCCGTCGTCGGCGGCTTCGTGTTCAACACGTTCGGCGCGGTGGGCGTCACCGGCTTCAACATCTACAGCATGCTCGTCGCCATCGTCGGGGCCGTCGTCGTGCTCTGGATCTACCATGCCATGACCGGCCGCCGGAGCCCCTGA
- a CDS encoding YsnF/AvaK domain-containing protein: MASSTTATGLGVATTGTVPTAGMATGMTTGAAASTARTEAEEVIPIVEEQIRVGKRDVERGRVRVRSYIVETPVTEQVTLREEHVDVQRRSVDRPLTDADDAFREHIIDATEHTEEAVVAKEARVTEELVIRKDSTERTETVNDTVRRTEVEVDDTTPDAARTATGTAAASGTTASNPPGTMASREVDETLGTNISGANPRKR; the protein is encoded by the coding sequence GTGGCCAGCTCGACCACTGCGACCGGGCTGGGGGTTGCCACGACCGGGACCGTCCCGACTGCCGGGATGGCGACGGGCATGACTACCGGCGCGGCGGCCAGCACGGCCCGGACGGAGGCCGAGGAGGTCATTCCGATCGTCGAGGAGCAGATCCGGGTCGGCAAGCGCGACGTCGAGCGGGGCCGGGTGCGGGTGCGCTCCTACATCGTCGAGACGCCTGTGACCGAGCAGGTGACGCTGCGCGAGGAGCATGTGGACGTCCAGCGCCGGTCGGTGGACCGCCCCCTGACGGACGCCGACGACGCCTTCCGCGAGCACATCATCGACGCCACCGAGCACACCGAGGAGGCGGTCGTCGCCAAGGAGGCGCGGGTGACGGAGGAGCTGGTCATCCGCAAGGACTCGACCGAGCGCACCGAGACGGTCAACGACACCGTGCGCCGCACCGAGGTGGAGGTCGACGACACCACCCCGGACGCAGCCCGCACCGCGACGGGTACTGCAGCGGCGTCCGGCACCACGGCCAGCAACCCGCCCGGCACGATGGCCAGCCGAGAGGTCGACGAGACGCTGGGCACCAACATCAGCGGCGCCAACCCCCGCAAGCGCTGA
- a CDS encoding DUF2382 domain-containing protein: MIEEIIPLVEETVRIGKRAVETGRLRVSITTEAAEETVRATLRTRRAEVERVTMDREVAEAPSTREEDGVLVIPVVEEILVVEKRLILREEIRLRFVDSEETVEQPVERRLQRATVERLPPGTATPPGAVEWNGDSIRNTEEPTS; the protein is encoded by the coding sequence GTGATCGAGGAGATCATTCCTCTGGTCGAGGAGACGGTCCGCATCGGCAAGCGGGCCGTCGAGACCGGGCGCCTCCGCGTCTCGATCACGACCGAGGCGGCCGAGGAGACGGTGCGTGCGACCCTGCGCACCCGCCGCGCCGAGGTGGAGCGTGTGACCATGGACCGGGAGGTGGCCGAGGCGCCGTCCACCCGCGAGGAGGATGGCGTCCTCGTCATCCCCGTGGTCGAGGAAATCCTGGTCGTCGAGAAGCGCCTGATCCTCCGCGAGGAGATCCGCCTACGCTTCGTCGATAGCGAGGAGACCGTGGAGCAACCCGTCGAGCGGCGGTTGCAACGTGCCACGGTCGAAAGGCTGCCACCCGGGACCGCGACGCCCCCCGGGGCGGTGGAATGGAACGGTGACAGCATCCGCAACACAGAGGAGCCTACATCATGA
- a CDS encoding CsbD family protein, which translates to MDSDRVAAAAKQVKGSVKEAIGKLTGDTKVQAEGAAEKAEGQAEKALRDTEDK; encoded by the coding sequence ATGGACAGCGATCGCGTCGCGGCCGCCGCGAAGCAGGTGAAGGGTTCCGTCAAGGAGGCCATCGGCAAGCTCACCGGCGACACCAAGGTGCAGGCCGAGGGCGCTGCCGAGAAGGCAGAGGGCCAGGCCGAAAAGGCCCTCCGGGACACCGAGGACAAGTAG
- a CDS encoding helix-turn-helix transcriptional regulator yields the protein MSDLPSQDHADHQQLRLILAALQDGVILIEPDQRISWANKAALRMHGVQAITDLGATVSEYRKRFELRYRNRHRLAEGNYPMERVLAGEAFDEVVVEVAPAGENKAQWTHRIRSLVLNDASGIPDCLVLILNDESERFDAEERFEAAFSANPAPAVILRLSDHRHVKVNRGFLEMTGYTEEQVLGRSAYQIDVLEGAARREFAIERLQEGRTIPQMEGLLQLPGGGEKRVVVAGQPIEVGDAACMLFSFVDLEHHKLTEETLRQSEENFEVAFLLSPVPTLIALREGGRILRANDAFVRESGYAETELVGRGAVEIGLWADREAGQALERQFQRTGTVRDVDMRLRTKDGSVLDLLVSAEAVTLGNRPCVLVMAQNVAERRRTEIEIVTAIEAVMQDTAWFSRVVLEKLAKLRRADTQDSAVAELADLPHRARDVLTMVCRGMEDASIANKLGISRNTVRNHVTGLYRRTGVNSRAALVIWARERGFDGGPPPKTLQPPRKPN from the coding sequence ATGTCCGACCTTCCTTCACAGGACCACGCCGACCACCAGCAGCTCCGGCTGATCCTGGCAGCCCTGCAGGACGGCGTGATCCTGATCGAGCCGGACCAGAGGATCTCCTGGGCCAACAAGGCCGCACTGCGGATGCATGGGGTGCAGGCCATCACGGATCTCGGCGCAACGGTGTCGGAGTACCGCAAGCGCTTCGAGCTGCGCTACCGCAACCGGCACCGCCTGGCCGAAGGCAACTACCCGATGGAACGGGTCCTCGCGGGCGAAGCCTTCGATGAGGTCGTGGTCGAGGTAGCCCCAGCGGGTGAGAACAAGGCGCAGTGGACCCACCGCATCCGCAGCCTCGTCCTCAACGACGCGTCCGGCATTCCGGACTGCCTGGTGCTGATCCTCAACGACGAGAGCGAGCGCTTCGACGCCGAGGAGCGCTTCGAGGCGGCCTTCTCGGCCAACCCGGCGCCCGCGGTGATCCTGCGTCTCTCCGACCACCGCCATGTCAAGGTCAACCGAGGGTTCCTGGAGATGACGGGCTACACGGAGGAGCAGGTGCTCGGCCGCTCCGCATACCAAATCGACGTGCTCGAGGGCGCGGCCCGACGGGAGTTCGCCATCGAGCGCCTCCAGGAGGGGCGGACCATCCCCCAGATGGAGGGTCTTCTCCAGCTCCCGGGTGGGGGCGAGAAGCGGGTCGTCGTCGCCGGACAGCCCATCGAGGTCGGCGACGCCGCCTGCATGCTGTTCAGCTTCGTGGATCTCGAGCACCACAAGCTGACCGAGGAGACTCTCCGCCAGAGCGAGGAGAACTTCGAGGTCGCCTTCCTCCTGTCCCCCGTGCCGACCCTTATCGCACTGCGGGAGGGGGGCCGTATCCTCCGGGCCAACGACGCCTTCGTCCGCGAGAGCGGCTACGCCGAGACGGAGTTGGTTGGACGGGGTGCCGTCGAGATCGGGCTGTGGGCAGACCGAGAGGCGGGACAGGCGCTCGAGCGGCAGTTCCAGCGGACCGGCACGGTTCGCGATGTCGACATGAGGCTGCGGACCAAGGACGGCAGCGTCCTCGACCTTCTTGTCTCCGCCGAGGCCGTGACGCTCGGCAACCGGCCCTGCGTTCTGGTCATGGCCCAGAACGTCGCCGAACGCCGCCGCACGGAGATCGAGATCGTCACGGCAATCGAGGCCGTCATGCAGGACACCGCCTGGTTCAGCAGGGTCGTCCTGGAGAAGCTCGCCAAGCTTCGTCGAGCCGACACCCAGGACAGCGCCGTGGCCGAGCTGGCGGACCTGCCGCATCGGGCACGGGACGTCCTGACAATGGTGTGTCGCGGGATGGAGGACGCGTCCATCGCCAACAAGCTCGGTATCTCCCGCAACACCGTGCGCAACCACGTCACCGGGCTTTACCGCAGGACCGGAGTGAACAGCCGGGCGGCCCTGGTGATCTGGGCCCGGGAGCGCGGCTTCGACGGCGGCCCACCGCCCAAGACACTGCAGCCTCCGCGAAAGCCGAACTGA
- a CDS encoding enoyl-CoA hydratase-related protein — translation MGLIPAVQFAHLPRIIGCDWAFDLLFTGRRFEAVEAAAMGLVSRVVPDDALEAARALAADFASKPPVAMRLGQTAFMRANDLDYRRSVASAVEDFCYLATTDEAQEGLSAFLEKREPSWRR, via the coding sequence CTGGGCCTGATCCCCGCCGTTCAATTCGCTCACCTGCCGCGCATCATCGGTTGCGACTGGGCCTTCGACCTCCTCTTCACGGGACGGCGCTTCGAGGCAGTGGAGGCCGCGGCCATGGGGCTGGTCAGCCGGGTCGTGCCCGACGACGCTCTGGAGGCGGCCCGTGCCTTGGCCGCCGACTTCGCCAGTAAGCCGCCGGTCGCGATGCGCCTGGGCCAGACCGCCTTCATGCGCGCCAACGACCTGGACTACCGGCGCAGCGTGGCCAGCGCGGTCGAGGACTTCTGCTATCTAGCGACCACCGACGAGGCCCAGGAGGGCCTCTCCGCCTTCCTGGAGAAGAGGGAGCCGTCCTGGCGGCGCTGA
- the hemN gene encoding oxygen-independent coproporphyrinogen III oxidase, producing the protein MSNQATLPCRTSLALAEARVPRYTSYPTAAQFRPVDEATYRGWLRKGVRPSDTLSLYVHVPFCRDLCWYCACHAKPTRSAGRIGAYAAALHAEAALLAAALSAHAGVSHLHLGGGTPSILGPDGLRELMGVLRREFGLRPGAEIAIELDPRVLDETTAEALGELGFTRASLGVQDIDPAVQARIGRPQPAALVELAVERLRRAGIGGINIDLMYGLPTQTAAHVAASARFAAGLGADRLAVFGYAHVAWMKPHQKAIDASTLPGALARLEQAEAAEEVLTGMGYKALGLDHFARPEDPLAQAAAAGRLRRNFQGYTTDEAPVLLGLGASSIGSLPGGHAGNVVDEGRYAEAVMARRLPVARGIAVTEEDRLRARLIERLMCDFALDLGVTDPAAQQVLGQALVRMAPLERAGLVRRDAGRLCVTPAGRRFVRQVAACFDAYWHPAAGQHTATV; encoded by the coding sequence ATGTCGAACCAGGCCACCCTCCCCTGCCGCACCTCTCTCGCGCTCGCCGAGGCCCGGGTACCGCGCTACACCAGCTACCCCACCGCGGCGCAGTTCAGGCCGGTGGACGAGGCCACCTATCGCGGCTGGCTTCGCAAGGGAGTTCGTCCGTCCGACACCCTGTCCCTCTACGTCCACGTCCCCTTCTGCCGCGACCTCTGCTGGTACTGCGCCTGCCACGCCAAGCCGACGCGGTCGGCGGGGCGCATCGGCGCCTATGCTGCCGCCCTGCATGCCGAGGCGGCGCTGCTGGCCGCTGCCCTGTCCGCCCATGCCGGGGTCTCCCACCTCCATCTCGGCGGCGGCACGCCCTCCATCCTTGGCCCGGACGGGCTGCGGGAGCTGATGGGCGTCCTGCGGCGGGAGTTCGGCCTCCGCCCCGGTGCGGAGATCGCGATCGAGCTGGACCCGCGCGTGCTGGACGAGACGACGGCCGAGGCACTCGGCGAGCTCGGCTTCACCCGCGCCAGCCTCGGCGTGCAGGACATCGACCCTGCCGTGCAGGCCCGCATCGGCCGCCCGCAGCCCGCGGCCCTGGTGGAGCTGGCGGTGGAGCGCCTGCGCCGCGCCGGGATCGGCGGCATCAACATCGACCTCATGTACGGGCTGCCCACCCAGACCGCCGCGCATGTGGCGGCGAGCGCGCGCTTTGCCGCCGGGCTCGGCGCCGACCGACTGGCGGTGTTCGGCTACGCCCACGTCGCCTGGATGAAGCCGCACCAGAAAGCCATCGACGCCTCCACCCTGCCTGGTGCCTTGGCACGGCTGGAGCAGGCCGAGGCGGCGGAGGAGGTGCTGACGGGCATGGGATACAAGGCGCTCGGCCTGGACCACTTCGCTCGGCCGGAGGACCCCCTGGCCCAGGCAGCCGCTGCGGGTCGCCTGCGGCGCAACTTCCAGGGCTACACCACGGACGAGGCCCCGGTGCTTCTCGGTCTCGGTGCCTCCTCGATCGGGAGCCTGCCGGGCGGTCACGCCGGGAACGTCGTGGACGAGGGGCGCTACGCCGAGGCCGTGATGGCGAGGCGCCTGCCAGTGGCAAGGGGCATCGCCGTCACCGAGGAGGATAGACTCCGCGCCCGGCTGATCGAACGGCTCATGTGTGACTTCGCGCTGGACCTGGGCGTCACGGACCCGGCGGCACAGCAGGTCCTGGGGCAGGCGCTCGTCCGGATGGCACCCCTCGAACGGGCGGGGCTGGTGCGGCGGGACGCCGGGCGGCTCTGCGTCACTCCGGCGGGGCGGCGCTTCGTGCGGCAGGTCGCGGCCTGCTTCGATGCATACTGGCATCCGGCGGCTGGCCAGCACACCGCCACGGTCTGA
- a CDS encoding Crp/Fnr family transcriptional regulator has translation MVRDRTLCGSLSDEELSALNTLGRKRELARGETLAWAGEEAVLCANLLSGVLKLSASTADGREQIVGLLYPSDFVGRPFAQEVEHSVTALTDAELCVFPRKPFEEVLENHVRMERLLLRRTLAALDEARARMLMLGRKSAEEKVASFLLEMAGHLAKGGTRPGGGITFDLPLTRAQIADVLGLTIETVSRQMTKLKRDGLIDLPSGRAVTIRDRGSLQERSEAA, from the coding sequence ATGGTCCGCGATCGCACCCTCTGCGGCAGCCTCAGCGACGAGGAGCTGTCCGCGCTCAACACGCTTGGCCGAAAGCGGGAGCTGGCCCGGGGCGAGACCCTCGCCTGGGCGGGGGAAGAGGCCGTGCTCTGCGCCAACCTCCTCTCCGGCGTGCTGAAGCTCAGCGCCTCCACCGCGGACGGGCGAGAGCAGATCGTCGGCCTGCTCTACCCCTCCGACTTCGTCGGCCGCCCCTTCGCGCAGGAGGTGGAGCACAGCGTCACGGCGCTGACCGATGCCGAGCTCTGCGTGTTCCCACGCAAGCCCTTCGAGGAGGTGCTGGAGAACCACGTCCGCATGGAGCGCCTGCTGCTCCGCCGCACCCTGGCCGCGCTCGACGAGGCGCGGGCGCGCATGCTGATGCTTGGGCGGAAGTCAGCCGAGGAGAAGGTGGCGAGCTTCCTGCTCGAGATGGCCGGTCACCTCGCGAAAGGGGGTACCCGGCCTGGGGGCGGGATCACCTTCGACCTGCCCCTGACCCGTGCCCAGATCGCCGACGTGCTGGGCCTGACGATCGAGACGGTCAGCCGCCAGATGACGAAGCTGAAACGGGACGGGCTCATCGACCTGCCCTCCGGCCGCGCCGTGACCATCCGCGACCGCGGGAGCCTGCAGGAGCGCAGCGAGGCGGCCTGA
- the cydX gene encoding cytochrome bd-I oxidase subunit CydX, with protein sequence MWYFAWVLGLGLAVAFGVLNGIWHEFHLPTDDRDHPAA encoded by the coding sequence ATGTGGTATTTCGCCTGGGTCCTCGGCCTCGGCCTGGCCGTCGCCTTCGGGGTGCTGAACGGCATCTGGCACGAGTTCCACCTGCCCACCGACGACCGGGACCACCCGGCCGCCTGA
- the cydB gene encoding cytochrome d ubiquinol oxidase subunit II: MDLAYDYATLRVVWWGLMGVLLIGFALTDGWDLGVAAMLPFVGRTDVERRMVINAIGPTWEGNQVWFILGGGAIFAAWPFVYAVSFSGFYLAMFVVLASLILRPVGFKYRSKKPDPAWRTRWDWALFVGGFVPSLVFGVAVGNVLQGVPFRLDGNLRAFYEGSFFGLFTPFSLLCGLLSVAMIVLHGAAFLSVRIERGPVHDRARRFGTWAAVASLVLFALGWAYVAWGGVGFRITSPIDPVGASNPLRTTSVQEAGAWLANYRAYPWMTVAPALGFLGAALALLGIRAKWEVPAFAGSALSAFGIIATVGLSMFPYILPSSVDATSSLTVWNASSSQRTLFIMVVVTVIFLPLVLAYTAWVYKVLWGRVTTEEVGRNPHFY, translated from the coding sequence ATGGACCTGGCATACGACTACGCCACCCTCAGGGTAGTCTGGTGGGGCCTGATGGGCGTGCTGCTCATCGGCTTCGCCCTCACCGACGGATGGGACCTCGGCGTCGCGGCCATGCTGCCCTTCGTCGGCAGGACGGACGTGGAGCGGCGGATGGTGATCAACGCCATCGGCCCGACCTGGGAGGGGAACCAGGTGTGGTTCATCCTCGGCGGCGGCGCCATCTTCGCCGCCTGGCCCTTCGTCTACGCCGTCAGCTTCTCGGGCTTCTACCTCGCCATGTTCGTGGTGCTGGCCTCGCTGATCCTGCGGCCCGTGGGCTTCAAGTACCGCTCCAAGAAGCCCGATCCTGCTTGGCGGACCCGCTGGGACTGGGCCCTGTTCGTGGGCGGCTTCGTGCCCTCGCTCGTCTTCGGCGTGGCCGTGGGCAACGTCCTGCAGGGCGTGCCCTTCCGGCTGGATGGCAACCTGCGCGCCTTCTACGAGGGCAGCTTCTTCGGACTGTTCACGCCCTTCAGCCTGCTCTGCGGCCTGCTCTCGGTCGCGATGATCGTGCTGCACGGCGCGGCCTTCCTCTCCGTCCGCATCGAGCGCGGGCCGGTGCATGACCGCGCGCGGCGCTTCGGGACCTGGGCGGCGGTGGCCTCCCTCGTCCTCTTCGCGCTGGGTTGGGCCTACGTGGCCTGGGGTGGGGTCGGGTTCCGCATCACCAGCCCGATCGATCCAGTGGGCGCCTCCAACCCGCTGCGCACCACCTCGGTGCAGGAGGCCGGGGCCTGGCTGGCGAACTACAGGGCCTATCCCTGGATGACGGTCGCCCCCGCCCTGGGCTTCCTCGGCGCGGCCCTCGCCCTGCTGGGCATCCGGGCGAAGTGGGAGGTCCCGGCCTTCGCTGGCTCCGCCCTCTCCGCCTTCGGCATCATCGCGACCGTCGGGCTGTCGATGTTCCCCTACATCCTGCCCAGCTCGGTGGATGCCACCTCCAGCCTCACGGTCTGGAACGCCTCCTCCTCGCAGAGGACGCTGTTCATCATGGTCGTGGTGACTGTGATCTTCCTGCCCCTCGTCCTCGCCTACACCGCCTGGGTCTACAAGGTGCTCTGGGGCCGGGTGACGACCGAGGAGGTGGGGCGCAACCCCCACTTCTACTGA
- a CDS encoding cytochrome ubiquinol oxidase subunit I, producing MDPGVVDLSRLQFALTALYHFLFVPLTLGLSFMLVIMESVYVMTGRQIWRQITQFWGVIFGINFVLGVATGLTMEFQFGTNWSYFSHYVGDIFGAPLAIEGLMAFFLEATFVGLMFFGWERLSKLGHLFATFMVALGTNLSALWILIANGWMQNPVGAVFNPETMRMEVNDFAAVLFNPIAQAKFVHTVSAGYVIASVLVLGISAIYLLQGRWVGFARRSMVVASAFGLAASLSVVVLGDESGYALTDNQKMKLAAIEAAWHTEAAPAGLTLFGLPNSTTRETEYAVNIPWVLGVIATRSLDKEVTGMSELVLLAQERIESGRIAFGAVEALKANPNDAAAREVFARHGRDLGYGLLLTRYVVDPRNATPEQIQQAAWDTVPNVPLMFWSFRIMASIGFAMIALFSTAFLLCSLRKFDQRWFLRLAVVAIPLPWIATELGWVLAEMGRQPWAIEGVLPTFLGASSLSRTELWLTLAGFTLVYGVLAVIEVGLIVRTVRKGPFAGHEDPSPAPGTLPATPAMVG from the coding sequence ATGGACCCCGGTGTCGTCGACCTGTCGCGGCTGCAATTCGCGCTGACCGCGCTGTACCACTTCCTCTTCGTGCCGCTGACCCTCGGCCTCTCCTTCATGCTGGTCATCATGGAGAGCGTGTACGTGATGACGGGCCGCCAGATCTGGCGCCAGATCACCCAGTTCTGGGGCGTCATCTTCGGCATCAACTTCGTGCTCGGCGTGGCCACCGGGCTGACGATGGAATTCCAGTTCGGCACGAACTGGTCCTACTTCTCCCACTACGTGGGCGACATCTTCGGCGCGCCGCTCGCCATCGAGGGCCTGATGGCCTTCTTCCTGGAGGCGACCTTCGTCGGGCTGATGTTCTTCGGCTGGGAGCGGCTGAGCAAGCTCGGCCACCTCTTCGCGACCTTCATGGTGGCGCTGGGCACGAACCTCTCGGCGCTCTGGATCCTCATCGCCAACGGCTGGATGCAGAATCCCGTGGGCGCCGTGTTCAACCCGGAGACCATGCGGATGGAGGTGAACGACTTCGCCGCCGTGCTGTTCAACCCCATCGCGCAGGCGAAGTTCGTCCACACCGTCTCGGCAGGCTACGTCATCGCCTCCGTGCTGGTGCTCGGCATCTCCGCCATCTACCTGCTGCAGGGCAGGTGGGTGGGCTTTGCGCGCCGCTCGATGGTGGTGGCCTCGGCCTTCGGCCTCGCCGCCTCCCTCTCGGTCGTCGTGCTGGGCGACGAGAGCGGCTACGCCCTGACGGACAACCAGAAGATGAAGCTCGCAGCCATCGAAGCGGCCTGGCACACGGAGGCGGCGCCCGCCGGGCTGACGCTGTTCGGCCTGCCCAACAGCACGACCCGCGAGACCGAGTACGCCGTGAACATCCCCTGGGTGCTCGGCGTCATCGCCACCCGCAGCCTCGACAAGGAGGTAACGGGCATGAGCGAGCTGGTGCTGCTCGCGCAGGAGCGCATCGAGAGCGGCCGGATTGCCTTCGGCGCGGTGGAGGCCCTGAAGGCGAACCCGAACGATGCCGCCGCTCGCGAGGTCTTCGCCCGCCACGGCCGCGACCTCGGCTACGGGCTGCTGCTGACCCGCTACGTCGTCGACCCCCGGAACGCCACGCCGGAGCAGATCCAGCAGGCGGCCTGGGACACCGTGCCGAACGTGCCGCTGATGTTCTGGAGCTTCCGCATCATGGCCTCCATCGGCTTCGCCATGATCGCGCTCTTCTCCACCGCCTTCCTGCTCTGCAGCCTCAGGAAGTTCGACCAGCGCTGGTTCCTGCGCCTGGCCGTCGTCGCCATCCCCCTTCCGTGGATCGCGACGGAACTGGGCTGGGTGCTGGCCGAGATGGGCCGCCAGCCCTGGGCGATCGAGGGCGTGCTGCCGACCTTCCTCGGCGCCTCCTCGCTCAGCCGCACCGAACTCTGGCTGACGCTGGCGGGCTTCACCCTCGTCTACGGCGTGCTCGCGGTGATCGAGGTCGGGCTCATTGTCCGCACGGTGCGGAAGGGCCCCTTCGCCGGGCATGAGGACCCCAGCCCCGCCCCCGGCACGCTTCCCGCCACCCCCGCGATGGTCGGCTAG
- the cydD gene encoding thiol reductant ABC exporter subunit CydD produces MSNPSSDKQRKASRQAWLKEATRPGGRWIGAATGLLCLDGVAAIGFAAALAGGLTSLGQGVGAAWPWLALGVIAATGRGAFGALSLRVGGEAARRAKAALRRRVVVASLAIPAGERPPVGSLMTSAVDEVEALDGYIARFLPARRAAALVPFLVLGATALASPFSAGILAFTLIPFVLALALAGGAAADRARRQFDALSRLSALFADRVQGLPTILAFQAEGPETVRLAGAADELRRRTVGVLRVAFLSSGALEFFAALSVALVAVYAGFNLLGLLPFPAPERLDLFRAFFVLALAPEFYAPMRRLAAAYHDKQAAETAADRLQALEAMARTPAGAARPISHAPGIRFQDVAIRYPGDDRAAVEGFGLDVAPGEVVALLGPSGSGKTSLLNLLLGLAPLTEGEVLVDGLALSEAGSFAPSIAWMGQAPLIMPGSIADNIALSRRDAPAAEMVRVAAQVGLDLVLASRPGGMDALVDERGGGLSGGERRRIALARALLKDAPVLLLDEPTAHLGAAAEAALIPVILRGARGRTTVIATHSERLAALADRVVRLG; encoded by the coding sequence ATGTCGAACCCGTCGTCGGACAAGCAACGCAAGGCCAGCCGCCAGGCCTGGCTGAAGGAGGCCACCCGTCCTGGCGGCCGCTGGATCGGTGCGGCCACCGGCCTGCTGTGCCTGGACGGCGTGGCCGCCATTGGCTTCGCCGCCGCGCTGGCGGGCGGGCTGACCTCCCTCGGGCAAGGGGTGGGGGCGGCATGGCCCTGGCTGGCGCTCGGCGTGATAGCCGCCACCGGGCGCGGGGCATTCGGGGCGCTGTCCCTTCGCGTGGGCGGGGAAGCCGCGCGTCGGGCCAAGGCCGCGCTGCGCCGCCGCGTGGTGGTGGCGAGCCTGGCCATCCCGGCCGGGGAGAGGCCTCCCGTGGGCAGCCTGATGACTTCCGCCGTGGACGAGGTCGAGGCGCTGGACGGCTACATCGCCCGGTTCCTGCCCGCGCGTCGGGCCGCGGCGCTGGTGCCCTTCCTGGTCCTGGGCGCCACGGCCCTCGCCAGCCCCTTCAGCGCGGGCATCCTGGCCTTCACCCTGATTCCCTTCGTCCTGGCACTCGCCCTTGCGGGCGGGGCGGCGGCGGATCGGGCGCGGCGGCAGTTCGATGCCCTGTCCCGCCTCTCCGCCCTCTTCGCGGACCGGGTACAGGGCCTTCCCACGATCCTCGCCTTCCAGGCCGAGGGGCCGGAGACCGTGCGGCTGGCCGGGGCGGCCGACGAACTGCGCCGCCGCACGGTGGGCGTGCTGCGGGTGGCCTTTCTCTCGTCCGGCGCGCTGGAATTCTTCGCGGCGCTCTCCGTGGCGCTGGTCGCTGTCTATGCCGGGTTCAACCTGCTGGGCCTGCTGCCCTTCCCGGCGCCGGAGAGGCTGGATCTGTTCCGCGCCTTTTTCGTGCTGGCCCTGGCGCCCGAATTCTATGCCCCGATGCGCCGCTTGGCCGCCGCCTACCACGACAAACAGGCCGCCGAGACCGCCGCGGACCGGCTGCAGGCGCTGGAAGCCATGGCGCGCACCCCGGCGGGCGCCGCCCGGCCGATCTCCCATGCCCCTGGCATCCGCTTCCAGGACGTCGCCATCCGCTACCCCGGCGACGACCGCGCGGCGGTGGAGGGCTTCGGCCTCGACGTGGCGCCGGGCGAGGTGGTGGCGCTGCTCGGCCCCAGCGGCTCCGGCAAGACGAGCCTGCTGAACCTCCTCCTCGGCCTGGCGCCGCTGACGGAAGGGGAGGTGCTGGTGGACGGGCTCGCCCTCTCCGAGGCCGGGTCCTTCGCTCCCTCCATCGCCTGGATGGGACAGGCGCCACTGATCATGCCGGGCAGCATCGCCGACAACATCGCGCTGTCCCGCCGGGATGCGCCCGCAGCCGAGATGGTACGGGTGGCAGCGCAGGTCGGGCTGGATCTCGTGTTGGCTTCCCGGCCCGGTGGGATGGACGCCCTGGTCGACGAACGCGGAGGGGGCCTCTCGGGGGGCGAGCGCCGCCGCATCGCCCTGGCCCGCGCCCTGCTGAAGGACGCCCCCGTCCTGCTGCTGGACGAACCGACCGCGCACCTGGGCGCCGCGGCGGAGGCGGCCCTCATTCCGGTCATCCTCCGGGGTGCCAGGGGCCGCACCACGGTCATCGCCACCCATTCCGAGCGGCTGGCCGCCCTGGCCGACCGCGTCGTGAGGCTCGGATGA